tggACGCGTCCTcatagcatgcgcagaccagctggctggagtgtttatgaACATATTTcaactctccctatcccagtctgctgtccccacttgcttcaagatgtccaccattgttcctgtgcccaagaaagcaaagcaAAAAACTTAACTAAATAACTATCGCCCCGTAGCTCtcactgtcatcatgaagtgctttgggaggctagttaaggatcatatcacctctaccttaccggacaccctagacccacttcaatgtACATACTGCCCGAATAGATCCACtgacaatgcaatcgccatcacacctGCACACTGcactatcccacctggacaagaggaatacctcattgactatagctcagctttccaagctcatcattaagcttggggccctgggtctgaacgtCGTCCTGTGCAACTGAGTtctagacttcctgatgggccaccccgaaggtaggaaacaacccctccacttcactgatcctcaacacaggggccccacaagggtgtgtgctcagccccctcctgtactccctgttcacacatgactgtgtggccacgaacccctccaactcaatcatcaagtttgcagacaacacaacagttgtaggcctgattaccaacaatgatgagacagcctacagggaggaggtgagagccctggtggagtggtgccaagaaaataacctctccctcaacggcaacaaaacgaaggagctgatcgtggacttcaggaaacagcagagggtgcacgCCTCTTTCCACATCAaagggaccgcagtggagaaaatggaaagcttcaagttcctcagcgtacaaaTCACTGACAATCtcaaatggtccacccacacacaaacagtgtggtgaagacagcacctcttcaacctcaggatactaaagaaatttggcttggcctcAAGTcctctcaaacttttacagatgcacaattgagagacTGCAACCGCAGGGCTCCAGAGTGTGGTGCgatctgcccaacgcatcacctggggcacactgcctgccctccagaacacctcCAGCATCCGAAGTCACAGGAAggtgaagatcatcaaggacatcaaccacccaaaccacggcctgttcactccgctcccatccagaaggcaaggtcagttcaggtgcatcaaagctgggaccgagagactgaaaaacaacttccctctcaaggccatcagactgttagatAGCCATCACTATATGGCTAcaacccggttactcaaccctgcactttagaggctgctgccccacatacatagacatggaatcactggtcactttaataatggaacactattcACTTTACTcctttcatatgtatatactgtattctattctactgtatttatgtcaatgccactccgacattgcttgtcctaatatttatacaTTTCTTAATTCAATTCtattacttttagatttgtgtgtattgttgtgaattattAGATACTACTGGactgttggagcttggaacacaagcatttcgctacatccgcaataacattgattaaatatgtgtatgtgaccaataaaatttgattttatttgatcagAGTCATGTCTTTCTCATGCatttttaaatgttgttttttgcctaaagcagggctgcccaaccctcttcctggagatctactgtcctgtgcgttttcagtccaaccctaatttaacacacctgattctactaattagctgctcaacaagaccttGCCCTTAACTAGCTGAATAcgctaaattagggttggactgaaaaccgaCAGGACAGTAGATCACCAGGAAGAGGGTTTGGCAGCCCTGGCCTAAAGCATCGCCGAGTTAAGCATTGTTCTAGATGGCTTGATATTATTAGTGTCTGTTTTATTTATATTCAAAATCTTAAGCcaacatggggtattgtgtgttccGTACAGCTCAGCGTGTCTGGTGTGGCTCAAtttgtagagcatggcgcttgcaactccagggttgtgggttcgattcccacaggggacccgtataaaaaaatatatactcactctgtaagtcactctggataagagcatttgctaaatgactaaaaatgCATATTCTTACATACCCCCTTAATTTGAGATCTGACACTGGTCATTGCAGGATTTTTAGATAAAGGAGAATTTCCAACATGAACTTGGTTCCATATGATACAGTGATAATAATGATACTGTGAAGCCTACTTTCTGTTGTTGATGTCCTTCCTTCCACAATCTAGAGGCCACAGTTGATTATTGTCCTACCGTTGAGACAGTGCAGTGGTCCATGCTCTCGTCTGCAAACAGTACGGCGTCCTTCACAAACACGGCCAGGCCACGAAGGATGAAGGTGGAAAACAGGTTGAGGTGGATGGAGGTCCTGATGCACAGCAGCTTCCTATGGAAGACACCAGACTCAAATGGGTTAAACTTTACTTGAAAGGTACCTACCTATAAGGACTACATAACACATTTATAACCCTTAAAGTCTACCATTCAAATAACGCGTTAAACGACGTATAAAGGCTTTATAAAGGGTATATAAGTAGTTTATAGATGGTTAATTATTCATTTATAGATAGTTATTGAATTAGTCATACAAAAGTAACAACCCGTGATATAGAGGAGGATAAGCACAGTCCATGCACCTTTTGATTTGTGAACAGCCTTTAGGCACCTATAACGCTAAATCTCCATTCAACCTGCTTTGTAGTCTACAAAGCCTTAATTAACTTGTGTCCAAGAAACCGGCCCATATTATTTATAGTCAGCAGACCTTCAAATGAAGTGGTAccaggaaaggagatgaggaaaggaagCTGAATCAGAAGCAATTACTGTATTATAGTGTCACTTTATTTGAACTGTAGTGTtatgacacatttttttttaagtgttaCCACAATGTGCTATTCTGAGTTCTAGTTCTGAATGATTTATATTTGCTGAAATGTCAAAGCTCACCTGAAGATACAGAAGACCAGAATGGCAATGAAGAGCGATGCCAGCGACAACCCATAGCCCACAGTATAAATGATCTTCACCGTAGCAAAGTAATTTTGCTTGAAGAAATCATCAAAAATGTATTGTCATACTCACGGAAAAACAGTCAAAGGTCCCAAGTGGACAAAATGTAAATTAAACATGCCTGCATATTTTTGTATTCGTTCGCTATAATGACTACTCGTGAGTAAAGTCTAACATTTGTCACAAGTGCTCATCAATGCCAACAATCACAGACTTGCATGTCACTGTATTGTACACCTTATGCCCAAATGCAACCAACCTTCAGTGAGTAGACAACGGCAGATTTTGTACCGTAGCTGTATCCAATTTGTTGTGTCTTTATCTACATTTGCACCCGGTGTGATGATCATATATCATTATTATTCAAACTTTGACAAAACAAAATATGTCAGCTGACACGTACACTTGATAGTAAATCATGATTTTGTGTGTGAAATGATCCTTTTACTAAAGTGTCACCTTAACATGCTACTAAATCTACTCTACCTTatccccagtctcctcctcttcttcactgCTGTCCTCAAAGTAACATGCTTTGTAATATGGCAAGCTTGGCTTACTCCATCCTTCGGGGGTGCAGTTGCGTGTGATTAGAGCTGTAAAGAAAACGTCACAGATTTCAAATATATATTGTTTCAATGGATGAGATGGTGGATGATATTATGAATTGGGTGATTTATTGTACCTGGGGGAGAGTCTGGCTTCAAGAGGATCAGAGGACACGATACGGAGAGGCTCTCCCCATTTAGAGCTGCGGGCCAGCAGCTCACACCATCCCACTCCACCAGACAACCTGTCATTTCCCACACAAAGTTATAAACAAGCAGTAGACGATGgcggaaagaaagaaaaaaacaggTTGAATGCACAagttattttttataaatgtatcTTAAAAATAAAGCAAAGGGATGTTAAACATGTAAATATGTCCCCCTCTGTTTTTTCTACAAATGAATGCCATTCTCATTGGAGAGAGAGCTACCTGTAGTGTTATTAGGAGTTGACAAGGACAGTGCCTTGGTGTTCCTCATCTGGAGTTTGCACTCGCCCTCTTTCTCCAAGAGGTGGAGGACAATGGAGCATTCAGGATGAGTGGTCCTGATCTGAGTGGCAGGAAGACGGACGGACGTACAGATACaagaaggcagacagacagaaggacggATGGACGGACACCGACAGACAGAAATACATTGATCCATTTCACCAGCTGTCTGCCCGTCCAtctaatatatacagtatttattactattttcattttttttttaccatacatcggataataaacacacacattcaaactcTTTTAGCTAACAGCTTGAACTCTTTCAAGTTAATTGTTAATGCAGCATCGTTTGTGTATCCTCTAGATCAGGGTTTCATAATGATTGCCCAGGAGACCCTGCTCTAGATAAAAGACATGCAAGCATAACCGTCAAAGTATATAATAAATACTACAGTCATTAACTCGAGTGCTGTAAATACAAACATTTTGAACCCAAATGCACTTACCACCTTTACACTACAAACAAGGATGAAAAATATGGCGACCAACTTGATGTCCATGTTCCTTGTGTTTATATGCCTTGTAAACATACTCAAAGCAGGTCACGTTTCATTTGGTCTTCGTGGTCCCTCTTGCAGTCTCAGCTTCCCATGCAAAGTGGTGTTTCCTCCTTATTTGGCAGATGGTTAAGAGTTCACGGCCACCTCCCAAATGGTATAGCCTAGTTTTCAGGGTTACCTAGTCCATCGTCAACCCGCCATGTCAAACCAAATGATTACTTAAAAGCCAATCAAAATCCTCACAGTGGCTTTAACAGTTCTCAAAATGCTCCAGACATGTCTGTGGTGATCTCCAAACAGACACCAAACAGTCGTGGTGAAGGAGGTAGTGTATGCAAACGCAGCCTCTTTCAGTCCTGTGTCCTTATTTCCCTGCAGAGCTGGCTACCTTTCTCGTTTACCTGTTTGTCCCCCTTTTCCCCACCCGAGTGTGAGCGTGATTGGGGCTTTCTGCAGCAGTAAAGTCAAGTGATTTAAGGGATGACTGAACTTACATGTCCGAGATAAGAGGATGACATCATCACCTGGGAGGTATGCAGATTACCTTTGGCGAACACAGGTAAAAAGGCAAGGAAGTGTCTTTCATGCAAAAACATAATGCATGCTGGAAGTACAAAAACAACAACCCCAAAGTACCTTTGTAATTGACATATGTGTACAGTAATGACTTGGAAGTATTTTGCAGCATAGATGGACAACGGTTCTTAGCTCATCCATTATTCAAATAGGTCTCTTTCCCAGTGGACCTTCCACCATGACAAGCAAAGGACAGTGAGTAAAAAAAAGTCCAGCGGCCTCCTTATTTAACAAATAACCATGCAATATTCAAGAAATGAGCACCAAGAGGATGGTAAAGTGAAAATGAGAGAAGGGGGAAAAAGGGGTGAAAGATAGACATCACGGCTGAGGTTCACCGTTGCTCTTGTGTCTAACAATTATAGGACTTTTTGTCATGACTAACCATTCGAATAATCCAACCCTCTAAAAAGATTGTACTTCACCAATTTAGGTTTAGGGTATGCATTTTTGCCCTCTATTTGAATGAAAGTAAGACATTACGGGGAATCCTTTCTAAACAATAATTCCCCCACTAAGGTGGTTGCCCAGCCCAAAATTAGCCATGTGTGTCAATGGAACACAGATGGAACATATAGTGACGGCATGCAGGGGCTCATACTGTATATGGTTTCTTCCAAAGACATCCcccgggtgtgtgtgttgggggttatGTGCTTATTGAGAGTGTGGCGTTTGTCCCAACATGTGTGTCTATCAAAGAAACCACCTCACTCCTACACTACCACACCCTCTCTATTTTTTTTATTCTTGATTTTGTGGTCTTTGGTCATGCCACCCAACGAGCCAAACCCCAAACAAGAGGATGCTGCTCTAGCTCCTGCGACATCCCCTGACTCAATTTCTGCTTCAGCTGCAGACCCAGCTCTAGTTGCAGACCCAGCTCTATTTAAAAAGCGTCAGACAGTAGGATTGCTTATCCAAGATCAGTTTgaccttttagatcataatgaataagattgcACATGGacaaggggacctgatcctagatcagcactcccactctgagaggctttgtgaatacgggcctCGTATCTAACCACCAAATACAAATAGGCTATTTAGACACCTACTAATGTAGATACATTTTGACACCTACTGATGTAGATATAATTTAAAGTGCCATGCTTGAAGAAGACTCCATCCAGACTAGTGTATTACTACATTCCTGTGCCACCTCAAGCACTTTTGAATGTCACAACATCATGAGGGAATCAGGACACTGCTCATCAAGGCTTCATCAATTATTTCGAGGAATTGGGATTAAAGAGGAATGTTCTGAATAGAGCGGCATTGTAAATTACTGTAAATTACTGTAAATTATGCACAATACTGTGAAATGGACTAAAACGTGAACACGATTTGACATAATATCAATTAAGCACATACAACATGTCAGAATGAGTGCACCTAATCCTTTTTTCAAGAATTTCCAGGACTAAAAATACATTAACAATAGATGTTTGGTTTGCCCTAATTTCCATGTCCAGACATGCTGCACTGTGTGTTTCTTAACTGTAACAGTGCCACATAACCCTATGGAATGCAACTGGCACACCTCACAGTCCAAAGGGGCAGACAATGAAGCCATACTATCCATGTTGTTGGAAATGAAAGAGCGATCCATCCAAtcaccccctctccatccccataGACGACCAGCATTAACCAGtgttgactacagtctacagcctTTTCCATAAATTGGGAGAATCATTACAACAGGGCCCAATCAAATATCAAATTCAGTACGaaaagatagctagctagctaacggtgAACCTCAACGGAAGACTGGTTAAAGACAGGAAGTCAATATGTTAAAAAGAGGCTAAATATTTGTGTTGGCCTCTCAACAAGGCACAGTTTAATTGTCGAGCTAGAAAGTCGGTAACAAATGGTTGAGCCAACTTCTGGCCACAATGGCAGGCTTTCTAACAAAGCTTGACAGATGTATTGCACTGGACTACCTTGTAGTAGACATGACAAACAATACAGAACACAAATACATAAGTCagtataaaaaaaacaaaaataacatgtcttgctaatgctaatgacagtgcatgtcagagcaaaaatcaagccgtgaggtcgaaagaattgtgCGTAGAGCTCTGAgggaggattgtgtcgaggcatatatctgaggaagggtacgaaaacatttctgcagcattgaaggtccccaagaacacagtggcctccgtcattcttaaatggaagaagtttggaaccaccaagactcttcctagagctggccgcccggcaatcgggggagaagggccttggttagggaggtgaccaagaacttgatggttcctctgtggagatgggagaaccttctagaaggacaaccatctctgcagcaccccaccaatcaggcctttatggtagagtggccagacggaaaccactcctcagtaaaaggcacatgacagcccgcttggagtttgccaaaaggcacctaaaaaaacagattctctggcctgatgaaaccaagattgaactctttggcctgaatggcaagcgtcacatttggaggaaacatggcaccatccccatgatgaagcgtggtggtggcagcatcatgctggagGGATGTTTGTCAGTGGCATGGACCAGGAGACTAGTccagaatgagggaaagatgaatggagaaagg
The sequence above is drawn from the Oncorhynchus gorbuscha isolate QuinsamMale2020 ecotype Even-year linkage group LG11, OgorEven_v1.0, whole genome shotgun sequence genome and encodes:
- the ghrhr2 gene encoding growth hormone releasing hormone receptor 2, with the protein product MDQCISVCRCPSIRPSVCLPSCICTSVRLPATQIRTTHPECSIVLHLLEKEGECKLQMRNTKALSLSTPNNTTGCLVEWDGVSCWPAALNGESLSVSCPLILLKPDSPPALITRNCTPEGWSKPSLPYYKACYFEDSSEEEEETGDKQNYFATVKIIYTVGYGLSLASLFIAILVFCIFRKLLCIRTSIHLNLFSTFILRGLAVFVKDAVLFADESMDHCTVSTVTCKAAVTFFQYCVLANFFWLLVEGLYLQTLLVFTFAQKRKLFWLYTGIGWGTPSVTIIIWTLLKSQFDNEGCWDNLDSALWWIIKTPILLSVFINFVVFVNISRIIIQKTKSTDQNGSEGLQVYRRLVRSTLLLIPLFGVHYVVFALLPEHVGVGARLSLELVLGSFQGFIVALLYCFLNGEVQNEIRKAMKECRSQTGNNVFNLATQDYVA